A single region of the Salipaludibacillus sp. LMS25 genome encodes:
- the cas1c gene encoding type I-C CRISPR-associated endonuclease Cas1c: MKKLLNTLYVTQPDTYLSLDGDNVVLLKEQEKLGRLPLHNLEAIVSFGYTGASPALMGYCADRNISITFLTKNGRFLARVVGESRGNVVLRKTQYRLSENDQQSTSIARNFIIGKIYNSKWILERMTREHSLRVNVDQFKTVSQLLSVILQEVRNCDNLESLRGWEGQAAINYNKVFDDMILQQKESFTFHGRSRRPPKDNVNAMLSFAYTLLANDVAAALETVGLDAYVGFMHQDRPGRASLALDLMEELRGIYADRFVLSLINRKEITAGGFYKKENGAVLLTDEARKTFLKAWQTKKQEKITHPYLGEKMSWGLVPYAQALMLARFLRGDLDEYPPFLWK; the protein is encoded by the coding sequence ATGAAAAAGCTATTAAATACCTTGTACGTGACTCAGCCTGATACGTATTTATCGCTTGACGGTGATAATGTCGTGTTGTTAAAAGAGCAAGAGAAACTTGGTAGACTCCCTCTGCATAATTTGGAGGCCATTGTCAGTTTTGGGTATACAGGCGCAAGCCCCGCTTTAATGGGATATTGTGCGGACCGGAATATTTCAATCACCTTCCTAACAAAAAATGGGCGTTTTTTAGCAAGAGTGGTGGGAGAAAGTCGCGGTAATGTGGTTTTAAGAAAAACGCAATACCGCCTTTCCGAGAATGACCAACAGTCAACAAGTATTGCGCGGAACTTTATTATAGGGAAAATTTATAACAGCAAATGGATACTTGAACGAATGACAAGAGAACATTCACTACGTGTAAATGTTGACCAATTTAAAACAGTGTCTCAACTCCTTTCTGTTATTTTACAAGAAGTTCGCAACTGCGATAATTTAGAAAGTTTACGTGGCTGGGAAGGACAAGCAGCGATCAACTACAATAAAGTGTTTGATGATATGATTTTACAACAGAAAGAGAGCTTCACTTTTCATGGACGATCGAGAAGACCGCCAAAAGACAACGTGAATGCGATGCTATCGTTTGCTTACACGTTACTTGCAAATGATGTCGCGGCTGCACTAGAAACAGTCGGTCTTGATGCTTATGTGGGCTTTATGCATCAAGACCGCCCAGGGCGGGCGTCTCTTGCGTTAGATCTCATGGAAGAGTTAAGAGGCATTTATGCAGATCGTTTTGTCCTCTCGCTTATTAATCGTAAGGAAATAACAGCGGGAGGCTTCTACAAAAAAGAAAACGGTGCCGTCCTGTTGACCGATGAAGCACGAAAAACATTTTTGAAGGCGTGGCAAACGAAGAAACAGGAAAAAATCACCCATCCTTACCTGGGAGAAAAAATGTCGTGGGGACTTGTCCCTTACGCGCAAGCTTTAATGTTAGCACGCTTTCTACGAGGGGATTTAGATGAATACCCGCCATTCCTTTGGAAGTAG
- a CDS encoding DUF6602 domain-containing protein has protein sequence MTKEKRKQKLVANVKANYRQVEQSIVNELYMKHDLHGTSIGSAREDIWAQLFDMIIPKKFVIEHSVFIIDSEGNVSSEVDLAILDETYTPYIFRYGRLKFIPIEAVAVVVECKSQSLKGIEDWCGNLTELKTADDSIARIADRIAVGSVPTQKSTCPILILCTLKSEVNEEIQQNFDFVLLAVNDDKGGRIDIEDNGGGNLKDWFRKLNFHKTNPDKEIRDEDLLKDIKLKDYEVKDEDGTLVSLLTFNFQLNQLLMLINNPLLFPHRAYAELFDIERKES, from the coding sequence ATGACTAAGGAAAAACGTAAACAGAAGCTAGTGGCAAATGTTAAAGCAAACTACCGGCAAGTTGAACAATCGATTGTGAACGAGCTTTATATGAAACATGATCTGCATGGAACAAGCATTGGCTCTGCTCGTGAGGATATCTGGGCTCAGTTGTTTGACATGATTATTCCCAAAAAATTTGTCATTGAACACTCCGTCTTTATCATTGATTCGGAAGGGAATGTCTCCAGTGAGGTTGATTTGGCTATACTCGATGAAACCTACACCCCTTATATTTTTCGTTACGGGCGTTTGAAGTTTATCCCGATTGAAGCGGTGGCTGTGGTGGTAGAATGCAAAAGTCAAAGTTTAAAAGGGATCGAGGATTGGTGTGGTAACTTAACTGAGCTAAAAACCGCAGATGATTCAATCGCGAGAATTGCTGACCGTATTGCCGTTGGTTCGGTTCCCACACAGAAATCGACATGCCCGATTCTCATTTTATGTACGCTGAAGTCGGAAGTGAACGAAGAGATTCAGCAAAACTTTGATTTTGTGCTCCTTGCTGTAAACGATGACAAGGGAGGACGTATTGATATTGAGGATAATGGAGGAGGGAACTTGAAAGACTGGTTTAGAAAGCTTAATTTTCATAAAACGAACCCTGATAAAGAAATCAGGGACGAAGATCTCTTAAAGGATATCAAGCTGAAAGATTACGAGGTGAAAGATGAAGATGGTACGCTTGTATCGCTCCTCACATTCAATTTCCAACTGAACCAATTATTAATGCTAATCAACAATCCTTTGCTGTTCCCGCACCGTGCATACGCAGAACTATTTGATATTGAGAGGAAGGAATCTTAA
- a CDS encoding RAMP superfamily CRISPR-associated protein, with translation MSMKTIQLKVTTLSNLFIGGSPRTFEIGGIDLFTVTDHNGKPYIPASSFKGSLRRIVRDLTKSSAEAKLITEAYQEYLVTKKEENLLRIEEMKEKDERFLRERVEKRFEEAIHKASAEYLFGVEGFNHTPKLIFNDLQLIETGDVDPFSIDSKNSIKASEPHEEPNVVANPRTYKTVRPGVEFSGEIHFYMLDQLTVPMDVTARFIENAIYQFNAGVYRLGNSGSRGYGRIQVEVSREGD, from the coding sequence ATGAGCATGAAGACGATCCAGTTGAAAGTAACTACACTTTCTAATCTGTTTATAGGTGGTTCCCCAAGAACCTTTGAGATTGGCGGTATCGATCTGTTTACCGTCACTGATCATAATGGAAAGCCTTATATTCCGGCATCTTCTTTCAAAGGGAGCTTGAGAAGAATTGTGCGGGATCTAACTAAAAGTTCCGCAGAAGCGAAGCTGATAACGGAAGCTTACCAAGAATATCTTGTCACCAAGAAAGAAGAAAACTTGCTCCGGATTGAAGAAATGAAAGAGAAGGATGAGCGGTTCCTAAGGGAAAGGGTTGAAAAACGTTTTGAAGAAGCAATCCATAAGGCATCGGCGGAGTACCTGTTTGGAGTGGAAGGATTTAATCATACGCCGAAATTAATCTTTAATGATTTGCAACTAATAGAAACAGGAGATGTTGATCCATTCTCTATTGACTCGAAAAACTCGATAAAAGCCAGTGAACCTCATGAAGAACCTAACGTAGTCGCCAATCCACGAACCTATAAAACGGTTCGTCCAGGTGTAGAGTTTTCAGGGGAGATTCATTTTTATATGCTTGATCAATTAACAGTACCAATGGACGTTACAGCGAGATTTATAGAGAATGCTATCTATCAGTTTAATGCTGGCGTATATCGTCTGGGCAATTCCGGAAGCCGTGGATACGGCAGAATACAGGTGGAAGTGAGTCGGGAGGGAGATTGA
- a CDS encoding cardiolipin synthase produces the protein MNKNLKIIIPIASLLIIGIAIYQYTNIFKEEIYITYSADFPVTEELEEMAEEAEVIAFGTYEGLNSNWNMARDPNDPSKEDQENYVEGKLYDFQVEEYILGDGDEKIQINLRYKEEIKVEDSEGKIHTIENVDPLFIEPEIGEKYIVFLKKDDDFGNYYGAIEPFQVVFDAEERAILKTNLTKEHSEEAHENNSIEIQGENVIVNIENHVEEIEDNISGQDFTEIKSLLEDSN, from the coding sequence GTGAATAAAAATTTAAAAATAATTATCCCTATAGCAAGTTTATTGATTATTGGAATCGCTATTTATCAATATACTAATATTTTTAAAGAAGAAATATATATAACTTATTCTGCTGATTTTCCTGTTACCGAAGAGCTTGAAGAGATGGCTGAAGAAGCTGAAGTAATTGCATTTGGAACCTATGAGGGATTGAATTCAAATTGGAACATGGCACGAGACCCCAACGATCCAAGTAAAGAAGATCAAGAGAACTATGTAGAAGGAAAACTTTATGATTTTCAAGTAGAAGAATATATTCTTGGTGATGGAGATGAGAAAATTCAAATAAATTTAAGATATAAAGAAGAGATAAAAGTAGAGGATAGCGAAGGTAAGATTCATACGATTGAAAATGTAGATCCATTATTTATCGAACCAGAGATAGGTGAAAAATATATTGTTTTCTTGAAAAAAGATGATGATTTTGGAAACTATTACGGTGCAATTGAGCCTTTCCAAGTTGTATTTGATGCTGAAGAGAGAGCCATCTTAAAGACAAATCTTACTAAAGAACATTCTGAAGAGGCTCATGAAAATAATAGTATAGAAATTCAAGGTGAAAACGTAATAGTAAACATCGAGAATCATGTAGAAGAAATAGAAGATAATATATCAGGGCAAGATTTTACTGAAATAAAAAGTTTATTAGAAGATTCCAATTAA
- the cas6 gene encoding CRISPR system precrRNA processing endoribonuclease RAMP protein Cas6 translates to MPLLIRLKCCESVRLPRYLGSTLHGVMGWILSTNNETYQYIFENRKYGGGKQDIVNPYILEPPRFQEIYNEGDMLCFKFILLGNAANLTKSVIDSLVSSPYFELGVERKKFELVDILQADRLEPIWHSGKLHTEPIATNMLASWEQRGISRCSIHFITPLRIRRGGAQLREIDFPTIIRSITRRVESLTKRYDGYVDDDVVSSVCELSNSVKTTSSGLYWSEMSRYSNRRKRKMDFGGLLGAMTFEGDMYHFSPWLYAASCLHVGRNVTFGCGQIDVVFG, encoded by the coding sequence ATGCCATTACTTATCCGATTAAAATGTTGCGAATCCGTGCGATTACCGCGTTATCTTGGCTCTACACTTCATGGTGTGATGGGCTGGATACTATCCACGAATAATGAGACCTATCAATATATTTTTGAAAATCGCAAGTATGGAGGAGGGAAACAGGACATTGTAAATCCTTATATTTTGGAACCGCCCAGATTTCAAGAGATTTACAATGAAGGAGATATGCTTTGCTTTAAGTTTATTCTGTTAGGCAATGCCGCCAACTTAACGAAAAGCGTGATCGATTCGTTGGTTAGCAGTCCCTACTTCGAGCTTGGTGTGGAAAGAAAAAAATTTGAGCTTGTGGATATTTTGCAGGCCGACAGATTGGAACCGATTTGGCACTCTGGCAAACTTCATACGGAACCAATCGCCACCAATATGCTTGCCTCTTGGGAACAAAGAGGGATTTCCAGATGCTCCATTCATTTTATAACACCACTACGTATACGGCGAGGCGGGGCGCAACTAAGAGAAATTGATTTTCCGACGATTATTCGAAGCATTACAAGGAGAGTGGAGTCATTAACGAAGCGATATGATGGATACGTGGATGATGATGTAGTATCCTCTGTTTGCGAGTTATCGAATTCGGTAAAAACAACTTCTTCTGGCTTGTATTGGAGTGAGATGAGCCGGTATTCGAATAGAAGAAAAAGAAAAATGGATTTTGGTGGCTTGCTTGGTGCGATGACATTTGAGGGAGATATGTATCACTTTTCTCCATGGTTATATGCCGCAAGTTGCCTGCATGTTGGTAGAAATGTTACCTTTGGCTGTGGTCAAATTGATGTAGTATTTGGATAA
- the cas2 gene encoding CRISPR-associated endonuclease Cas2, producing the protein MLVLITYDVQTSSMGGTTRLRKVAKACQNYGQRVQNSVFECIVDSAQLTALKLELTSLIDEEKDSLRIYRLGNNYKTKVDHIGTKPSLDLEDPLIF; encoded by the coding sequence ATGCTTGTCTTAATCACGTACGATGTCCAAACATCGAGCATGGGAGGTACGACGAGGCTTAGGAAGGTGGCCAAAGCCTGCCAAAACTACGGACAACGAGTGCAAAATTCCGTTTTTGAATGTATCGTTGATTCGGCGCAATTAACGGCGTTAAAACTAGAGCTAACGAGTTTAATAGACGAAGAAAAAGATAGTTTGCGTATCTACCGATTAGGAAATAACTACAAAACAAAAGTTGACCATATCGGCACTAAACCATCATTAGATTTAGAAGATCCACTGATTTTTTAA
- a CDS encoding DUF2089 family protein, whose amino-acid sequence MNRDDLPEWILALDKESLEFIRNFVLKSGSLKEVAKLYEVSYPTVRAKLNKLIEKIELGSKKEDIEFINMVKNLVIDEKIGLDVAKLLIDHYKKERMEK is encoded by the coding sequence ATGAACAGAGATGACTTACCTGAATGGATTTTGGCACTGGACAAAGAATCCTTAGAATTTATAAGAAATTTTGTTTTGAAATCTGGTTCATTAAAAGAGGTTGCAAAATTATACGAAGTTTCATATCCAACAGTTAGAGCTAAATTAAATAAACTTATAGAAAAAATTGAGTTAGGATCAAAAAAAGAAGATATTGAATTCATTAATATGGTAAAAAATTTAGTTATTGATGAAAAAATAGGATTGGATGTTGCAAAATTATTAATTGATCATTATAAAAAAGAAAGGATGGAAAAATAA